A stretch of the Candidatus Curtissbacteria bacterium genome encodes the following:
- a CDS encoding AI-2E family transporter: MKDDRTVRVEISYKTIIFAVSLLIGLWFLVQIREIIILIFISLILLSALLGPVEYLTQRRVPRALSVLIVYVILIALISFAIGIIFPPLISQTTEFVTKLPQITGTINDFLIFNKIPVENVSSVVASQARAIGGNLIAISSAILSSIFLIVTFLVFTFYLLLEWKSVVRLIASPFSGRQEKKVKDVIAKVEGGLGKWVRGQLTLSIIVGVITYIGLRVLGIPYALPLALVTGILEIIPIIGPIIAAVPAILVGLTISPVVGLGVAALFLVVQQLENHLIVPMVMSRAVGLQPTVVIIALLIGAKLAGVGGAFLAIPLLVAGRIIFKEFLVEDRKLEEELQEV, from the coding sequence ATGAAAGACGACAGAACCGTTAGAGTCGAGATTTCGTATAAAACAATAATTTTCGCCGTAAGTTTATTAATCGGACTTTGGTTTCTTGTCCAAATAAGAGAAATAATTATCCTCATCTTTATATCATTGATTCTTCTCTCTGCTCTTCTTGGCCCGGTTGAATACCTGACACAAAGAAGGGTCCCGAGAGCCCTTTCTGTATTAATCGTTTACGTAATACTTATTGCATTGATTTCTTTTGCAATCGGAATTATCTTCCCACCATTAATATCTCAAACGACAGAATTCGTTACAAAGCTTCCACAAATAACTGGCACAATCAATGACTTCCTTATATTTAACAAAATACCGGTAGAAAATGTTTCCAGCGTAGTTGCATCTCAAGCTCGTGCCATAGGCGGCAATTTAATCGCAATCTCGAGCGCAATACTTTCTAGCATATTTTTAATAGTAACTTTCCTTGTGTTTACCTTCTACCTTCTCTTGGAGTGGAAAAGCGTCGTCAGACTTATCGCTTCCCCGTTTTCCGGTAGACAAGAAAAGAAAGTAAAAGACGTAATCGCAAAAGTTGAAGGCGGCTTAGGTAAATGGGTTAGGGGACAATTAACTCTTTCCATAATTGTCGGAGTAATAACTTATATTGGCTTGAGGGTTCTGGGGATTCCATACGCGCTGCCCCTTGCGCTCGTTACCGGAATTTTGGAAATAATCCCAATTATTGGTCCAATTATTGCAGCCGTTCCTGCAATCTTAGTTGGTCTCACAATTTCTCCAGTCGTCGGTCTTGGCGTTGCCGCGCTTTTCCTGGTGGTTCAACAGCTGGAAAATCATCTTATCGTACCAATGGTTATGTCCAGAGCCGTAGGTCTTCAGCCGACTGTTGTTATAATCGCGCTTTTGATTGGGGCAAAATTAGCAGGAGTCGGGGGAGCATTTCTAGCAATCCCGCTGCTTGTCGCTGGAAGAATTATTTTTAAAGAGTTTTTAGTCGAAGACAGAAAACTGGAAGAAGAACTTCAAGAAGTTTAA
- the miaA gene encoding tRNA (adenosine(37)-N6)-dimethylallyltransferase MiaA: MKTGKSTMLVLYGPTATGKTDLGIKLAKCANGELISADSRQVYKGLDIGTGKVSFKSKVEKHNGYWIVDGVKIRGFDLIEPGKQFTVADFLKFANSSVIQITELKKMPIVVGGTGFYIKALVDGMDTLGIKADQKLRAKLEKLSRQELYLKLGKLNPQKAKSMNESDRKNPRRLIRAIEVSIETPSKSRHSGVASTTIESRSHRSVPLRSRMTEKVLIIGLTAPNNFLFKRADASFKARLEHGMIEEIQSLIKGGISPEWINSLGLEYRRLADYILGKTSKEESVDLAKGDLHRLIRRQKTWFNKFKSIELFDISQKGWENKLDEKIAITHKADIYFK; this comes from the coding sequence ATGAAAACTGGCAAATCTACGATGTTGGTACTATATGGTCCGACGGCAACCGGCAAAACTGATCTTGGAATAAAACTAGCCAAATGTGCAAACGGTGAATTAATCTCTGCCGACTCCCGACAGGTTTATAAAGGTCTAGATATCGGAACCGGTAAAGTAAGCTTTAAATCTAAGGTTGAAAAACACAACGGTTATTGGATCGTTGACGGAGTAAAAATCCGCGGTTTCGATCTAATAGAACCTGGCAAACAATTCACGGTCGCAGACTTTTTAAAATTCGCCAATAGTTCAGTAATTCAGATCACTGAACTGAAAAAAATGCCAATTGTTGTTGGGGGAACAGGTTTTTATATCAAAGCACTTGTGGACGGTATGGACACGCTAGGAATAAAAGCTGACCAAAAACTACGCGCAAAACTGGAAAAGTTATCAAGGCAGGAGCTTTATCTAAAGTTAGGAAAACTAAATCCTCAAAAGGCAAAGTCCATGAACGAATCCGACAGAAAAAATCCACGCCGGCTCATCCGCGCTATAGAGGTATCCATAGAGACGCCAAGCAAAAGTCGTCATTCTGGAGTGGCATCGACCACGATAGAATCTAGATCCCATCGCTCCGTTCCACTACGCTCCAGGATGACAGAAAAAGTGCTCATCATCGGTCTCACCGCGCCTAATAATTTTCTTTTTAAAAGAGCCGACGCATCCTTCAAGGCTCGTCTTGAGCATGGAATGATTGAAGAAATTCAAAGTCTAATAAAAGGCGGGATTAGCCCTGAATGGATTAACTCGCTTGGTTTGGAATACAGGCGTCTTGCAGACTATATTTTAGGGAAAACGTCGAAAGAAGAATCAGTCGACCTTGCAAAAGGAGACCTACACCGCCTTATCCGCCGACAAAAAACCTGGTTTAATAAGTTTAAATCAATCGAACTCTTCGATATCAGTCAAAAAGGTTGGGAAAATAAGCTAGATGAAAAAATTGCGATCACACACAAAGCTGATATATACTTCAAATAG
- a CDS encoding phospholipid carrier-dependent glycosyltransferase — protein sequence MNKTFLYVLIFLTLVSFVIRIYRFTSPGKYYFDEVYHVVTAKAYSQNNPAAYDPFAPPPEQGTAYDWLHPPLAKLIQAGSIKVLGDNPVGWRLPSVIFGTAIIPLTFILATLLFGPLVGLFAAAVISFENLTFVMSRITMNDVFVVVFILLSLIFAAFYAKASKSMHIILSSIFLGLAISSKWSGVYAIPLVFGYLSYISFKKRRWDTKLLLTLLLPPLIYLLSYGQFWLQGHSVRQFIDLHKQILWYQNRHDLVHSYGTTPIYCVPEGLGGQKSLCPWVFDARGVYFSYHEQGGKAEYIYALGNPLIFWAGFVASFFLIGRLVEKRDKQSFSVNKQSFASKKKLALVLAAYFIFWVPWIFSPRIMFLYHYLPAIPFLSIALGIVLSDIYKTRRSYIAVFALVAFALVFFYLYPISSGYPIEIKSIGRYMWFDSWR from the coding sequence ATGAACAAAACTTTTCTCTACGTCTTGATTTTCTTAACCTTAGTTTCCTTTGTAATTCGTATCTACCGATTTACATCTCCAGGCAAATATTACTTCGACGAGGTGTACCACGTTGTAACAGCAAAGGCATATTCTCAAAATAACCCGGCTGCTTATGATCCGTTTGCACCACCACCCGAACAAGGCACTGCTTACGATTGGCTTCATCCTCCTTTGGCTAAATTAATACAAGCCGGGTCTATTAAGGTTTTGGGTGATAATCCTGTGGGCTGGAGACTTCCAAGTGTAATTTTTGGGACAGCAATTATCCCGCTAACTTTTATCTTGGCCACCCTGCTTTTTGGGCCCCTGGTCGGACTTTTTGCAGCTGCTGTGATTTCGTTTGAAAATTTAACTTTTGTGATGTCGAGAATTACGATGAACGATGTTTTTGTGGTGGTCTTTATCTTGTTGTCTTTAATATTCGCTGCATTCTACGCAAAGGCAAGTAAGTCGATGCATATAATTTTAAGCAGCATATTTTTGGGACTGGCAATTTCTTCAAAGTGGTCGGGTGTTTACGCCATTCCTTTAGTTTTTGGATATTTGTCTTACATTTCTTTCAAGAAAAGGCGGTGGGACACAAAACTTCTTTTAACGCTACTTTTGCCCCCTCTTATATATCTTTTAAGTTATGGACAGTTCTGGTTGCAAGGGCATTCGGTCCGCCAGTTTATCGATCTTCATAAGCAAATCTTGTGGTATCAGAACCGCCACGATTTAGTTCATTCTTATGGTACTACCCCAATTTACTGCGTACCGGAAGGTCTTGGTGGTCAGAAGAGTTTATGCCCTTGGGTTTTTGATGCCCGCGGGGTTTATTTCTCTTACCATGAACAAGGCGGAAAAGCCGAATACATCTATGCGCTCGGAAATCCCTTAATTTTTTGGGCCGGGTTCGTTGCTTCTTTCTTTTTAATCGGAAGGTTGGTTGAAAAGAGGGATAAGCAAAGCTTTTCTGTGAATAAGCAAAGCTTTGCTTCGAAAAAAAAGCTCGCCCTTGTACTTGCTGCTTACTTTATTTTTTGGGTGCCCTGGATATTTAGCCCAAGAATAATGTTTTTGTATCACTACCTTCCAGCAATTCCATTTCTTTCAATCGCTCTTGGGATAGTTCTTTCTGATATTTATAAAACACGTCGAAGTTATATTGCCGTATTTGCGTTAGTTGCATTTGCTTTGGTTTTCTTCTATCTATACCCAATTTCCTCAGGATATCCAATCGAGATCAAATCGATTGGTAGGTATATGTGGTTTGATAGCTGGCGATAG
- a CDS encoding MiaB/RimO family radical SAM methylthiotransferase, with the protein MKDSTFYIKTFGCQQNIADSERISSYYVARGYKVAKSMKTASAVVINTCMIRQSAEDRVTGLVKNITANRKEKPKIVITGCMVGMAARDETGKYLKALRNRMPEVDEFLPLEEVGFDYPALRHTVEHSWVPISNGCNNFCTFCVVPFTRGREVSRPFADILGEIDELAKLGCRQVTLLGQNVNSYGTDLVKNAQKGYLLPNGKKVKPVMVKHLGRYRIPTLFPYLLEEVCKTRGIEKVKFISSNPWDFSDELIETIAKNPKVDRNIHLAVQSGDDSVLKRMNRWYTRDQYIKLTQKIKNKVKDAQISTDIIVGFPGETKEQFENTVKLAKEVGFTYAYVNKYSLRPNTAATKAFEDNITHKEKDRRFQILDSLINQNANPRSAIH; encoded by the coding sequence ATGAAAGATTCTACTTTTTATATTAAGACGTTTGGTTGCCAGCAAAATATAGCTGACAGCGAAAGGATTTCCAGCTACTACGTAGCGCGAGGGTACAAGGTTGCAAAATCAATGAAAACCGCAAGCGCTGTTGTCATTAATACCTGCATGATCCGTCAAAGCGCAGAAGATAGAGTAACGGGCTTGGTCAAAAATATAACAGCAAATAGAAAAGAAAAACCCAAAATCGTCATTACTGGGTGTATGGTTGGAATGGCAGCGAGAGACGAAACTGGAAAGTATTTAAAAGCCTTAAGAAATCGTATGCCCGAAGTCGACGAATTTTTACCGCTCGAAGAAGTCGGCTTTGATTACCCGGCGCTGAGACATACGGTCGAACATTCCTGGGTACCAATTTCTAATGGTTGTAACAATTTCTGCACATTCTGCGTAGTCCCTTTCACAAGGGGGAGAGAAGTCTCTAGACCATTTGCAGACATTCTTGGTGAAATAGATGAACTAGCAAAACTCGGCTGTCGCCAAGTAACGCTTTTAGGTCAAAACGTTAACTCCTATGGAACAGATTTAGTCAAAAACGCTCAAAAAGGTTATTTGCTTCCAAATGGTAAAAAGGTAAAACCAGTGATGGTAAAACATTTGGGACGATACAGAATACCTACCCTTTTTCCTTATCTATTGGAAGAAGTTTGCAAAACTCGCGGAATCGAAAAAGTGAAGTTTATTTCTTCTAATCCCTGGGATTTTTCGGATGAGCTTATAGAAACTATCGCGAAGAATCCCAAAGTAGACAGAAACATCCATCTTGCAGTTCAGTCCGGAGACGACTCAGTTCTAAAACGAATGAACAGATGGTACACAAGAGATCAGTACATTAAGCTGACCCAAAAAATAAAAAACAAAGTCAAAGACGCTCAAATTTCAACAGACATAATTGTCGGTTTTCCGGGTGAAACCAAAGAACAATTCGAAAACACAGTAAAGCTCGCCAAGGAAGTTGGTTTTACCTATGCTTACGTTAACAAATATTCACTTAGACCCAATACAGCAGCCACAAAAGCATTCGAAGACAACATAACCCACAAGGAAAAAGATCGAAGATTCCAAATTCTCGATTCTCTAATAAACCAAAACGCAAATCCTCGTTCTGCTATTCACTAA
- a CDS encoding diacylglycerol kinase family protein, with protein sequence MVKRDSFLVHQVKSFSFAIEGIAYSFKKGTHFKIHTITAIAVVVLGLFYTVSPLEWLVLILTISAVISAETMNTAIEETCDILHPDEHPKARLAKHCAAGAVLILSVAAAAIGIIIFAPKII encoded by the coding sequence ATGGTAAAACGAGACTCATTTTTAGTCCATCAAGTGAAAAGCTTCTCTTTTGCAATTGAAGGAATAGCGTACAGCTTCAAAAAAGGAACACATTTCAAAATTCATACAATAACTGCAATTGCCGTTGTTGTTTTGGGTCTTTTCTACACAGTCTCGCCCTTAGAATGGCTAGTATTAATTTTAACAATATCAGCAGTCATTTCTGCAGAAACAATGAATACGGCAATCGAAGAAACATGCGACATTTTACATCCAGACGAGCATCCGAAAGCTAGGCTTGCAAAGCACTGTGCTGCAGGCGCGGTCCTTATTCTTTCAGTCGCCGCAGCCGCAATCGGCATAATTATTTTTGCTCCCAAAATCATCTAA
- a CDS encoding HU family DNA-binding protein, with protein sequence MTKNELAERVSKKVGLTKKSGFDAVNAVFGTIRESLAKGDKVVITGFGTFKVRNRKTRKGRNPQTGDAIQIGGHKLPGFTAGKTLRRLIK encoded by the coding sequence ATGACGAAAAACGAACTTGCCGAAAGAGTTTCCAAAAAAGTAGGTTTAACCAAAAAGTCGGGTTTTGACGCAGTCAATGCTGTTTTTGGAACGATCCGTGAATCACTTGCAAAAGGTGATAAAGTTGTAATTACGGGTTTCGGAACGTTCAAGGTTAGAAATCGAAAAACCAGGAAAGGTCGCAATCCCCAAACCGGCGACGCCATACAAATTGGCGGGCACAAACTCCCCGGCTTCACAGCCGGAAAAACTCTCAGAAGACTAATTAAATAA
- the rny gene encoding ribonuclease Y: MAKVFGKKTQYNDQRDQVNEPKKVVVSVGNSGGNSDQSSHARNIVQDARDEAFRIKKAAEDEARKLRQESLEIEKRIAQKEESLESKIEELSRQEGSFQSKTQAILKQEKELEKLRDDLSEKLQKVTSLTSEEAKKIILENTEEKLKSEIAKRIKEAEEEIKASADEKAKEILINSMMAGATDWVAEYTVSTIKLESDDIKGRIIGKEGRNIRAFELATGVDVELDSDIEGEVRLSSFDSVRREIARMALEWLVKDARIQPTRIEQLVEKARQQVEEDMSEAGRKAAHELGLYNLPQEALDTLGRLKFRYSYGQNQLIASLETGKIAKKLAEELGANSTIAATGGLFHDIGKTQVDKEGTHVQLGVELAKKWNFPQQVIDCIAQHHEDEPFSHNESIIVHIADAVSGARPGARHEAVEDYIKRLTEIENIAMNYEGVDKAYAIQAGREVRVIVNPQILDDDKIVILAHEIKERLEKELAYPGQITVTVIRETRAVDIAK, translated from the coding sequence ATGGCTAAAGTTTTTGGTAAAAAAACTCAATATAACGATCAACGAGACCAAGTGAATGAACCCAAAAAGGTCGTCGTTTCTGTGGGAAACTCAGGAGGCAATAGCGATCAATCATCACACGCAAGAAACATAGTTCAGGACGCAAGAGACGAAGCCTTCCGCATTAAAAAAGCCGCGGAAGACGAAGCCAGAAAACTTAGGCAAGAATCCCTCGAAATTGAAAAGAGGATTGCCCAAAAAGAGGAATCCCTAGAATCAAAGATCGAGGAATTGTCTCGCCAAGAAGGAAGTTTCCAAAGTAAAACCCAAGCGATTCTCAAGCAGGAAAAAGAACTCGAAAAACTAAGAGACGATCTTTCTGAAAAACTCCAAAAAGTAACCAGCCTTACATCCGAAGAAGCCAAGAAAATAATTCTAGAAAATACAGAAGAAAAATTAAAAAGCGAAATCGCAAAAAGAATTAAAGAAGCCGAAGAGGAAATTAAAGCATCGGCAGATGAGAAAGCAAAAGAAATTTTAATAAATTCCATGATGGCAGGCGCCACTGATTGGGTCGCGGAATACACGGTTAGCACAATAAAGCTTGAATCAGACGATATCAAAGGCCGAATTATCGGGAAAGAAGGCAGAAACATTCGCGCCTTCGAACTTGCGACTGGAGTAGACGTTGAACTCGACAGTGATATAGAAGGTGAAGTAAGGCTTTCTTCCTTTGATTCTGTAAGAAGGGAAATTGCCAGAATGGCGCTCGAATGGTTAGTAAAAGATGCAAGGATCCAACCAACTCGGATCGAGCAGCTCGTAGAAAAAGCAAGGCAACAAGTCGAAGAAGACATGTCAGAAGCTGGAAGGAAAGCCGCTCACGAGCTTGGCCTTTACAATCTACCCCAGGAAGCTCTCGACACCTTAGGTCGACTCAAATTCCGATATTCATACGGCCAAAACCAATTAATCGCGTCTTTGGAAACCGGTAAAATTGCTAAAAAACTCGCAGAAGAATTAGGGGCAAACAGTACAATTGCAGCAACTGGAGGCCTCTTCCATGATATCGGAAAAACTCAGGTAGACAAAGAAGGGACTCATGTGCAGCTAGGTGTGGAGCTGGCCAAAAAATGGAATTTCCCTCAACAGGTTATCGATTGTATCGCTCAGCATCATGAAGACGAGCCTTTCTCCCATAACGAATCTATTATCGTTCATATCGCAGACGCGGTTTCTGGCGCAAGACCAGGTGCGCGCCATGAAGCAGTAGAGGACTACATTAAGAGACTTACAGAAATTGAAAATATCGCCATGAACTACGAAGGTGTCGACAAAGCCTACGCAATTCAAGCAGGGAGAGAAGTAAGAGTTATAGTTAATCCGCAGATTTTAGACGATGATAAGATCGTGATTCTCGCCCACGAAATTAAAGAAAGATTAGAAAAAGAGCTTGCATACCCCGGACAGATAACCGTTACAGTTATTCGTGAAACAAGGGCAGTCGATATTGCAAAGTGA
- a CDS encoding RecX family transcriptional regulator, translating into MPQITSIEPQKKNPQRFNIFLDGKFAFGVKEIAVFEHNLKIGKNITEEDVTNILAKEEIGRLTDLAAHFLSYRPRSEKEVADYLIKKISLRQKIKFHEAKESLQIAIVIKKLKKYKYINDQQFAKWFIESRMRSKPKGKIALRSELKAKGVEEDLIAKMLEGAVNELELAQKAIQKKIKRWQNLSNLDLKKKVYMYLGARGFSVEIIREIFANLPKKG; encoded by the coding sequence GTGCCACAGATAACTTCTATAGAACCTCAAAAGAAAAACCCCCAGAGATTCAATATTTTCCTCGATGGAAAATTCGCCTTTGGAGTTAAAGAAATTGCCGTTTTCGAACACAACTTAAAAATCGGTAAAAACATTACCGAAGAAGACGTAACAAATATCTTGGCCAAAGAAGAAATAGGGAGGCTTACAGACCTTGCCGCCCACTTTTTATCGTACAGGCCGAGAAGCGAAAAAGAAGTTGCAGATTATTTGATAAAAAAGATTTCACTAAGACAAAAAATTAAATTCCATGAAGCAAAAGAAAGTCTACAGATAGCAATTGTCATAAAAAAGTTAAAAAAATACAAATACATCAACGACCAACAGTTTGCAAAGTGGTTCATTGAATCAAGAATGCGCTCTAAGCCAAAAGGGAAAATCGCATTAAGATCCGAATTAAAAGCCAAAGGCGTCGAAGAAGATTTGATTGCGAAGATGTTAGAAGGTGCAGTTAACGAGTTGGAACTTGCCCAAAAAGCTATTCAAAAAAAGATCAAAAGGTGGCAAAATCTTTCCAATTTAGATCTTAAAAAAAAGGTGTATATGTATTTAGGGGCGCGAGGATTCAGCGTAGAAATAATCCGCGAAATATTTGCAAATTTACCGAAAAAGGGCTAG
- the recA gene encoding recombinase RecA, protein MSSDAKKQAIATAISQIEKAYGKGSIMKMGESVGKWDIEVISTGIIPVDLALGVGGLPRGRIIEIYGPEASGKTSVALSIIAQAQKNGGNVALIDAEHALDPVWAQKIGVNLEDLLISQPDTGEQALEITETLIRSGAVDVIVIDSVAALVPRAEIEGEMGDSVMGIQARLMSQALRKLTGAISKSKTIAIFTNQLREKIGIMFGNPEVTPGGRALKFYSSVRLDIRRIDNIKEGDKVIGSRHRVKVVKNKVAPPFRIAEFDIMAEEGISREAGLLDVAVELGLVSKSGAFFRLGTKLIGQGRESAKAYLAEHKKEAQSLEKEIWAKVKKGSGIKPTKVINHESEDDEILESLTGESPQV, encoded by the coding sequence ATGAGTTCCGACGCTAAAAAACAAGCAATCGCAACTGCCATCTCCCAAATAGAAAAAGCCTATGGGAAAGGCTCCATCATGAAGATGGGGGAATCTGTAGGCAAATGGGACATAGAGGTTATCTCCACAGGGATAATTCCAGTAGATCTCGCCCTCGGCGTTGGCGGTTTGCCCCGGGGTAGAATTATTGAAATTTATGGCCCGGAAGCTTCCGGAAAAACTTCAGTAGCCCTTTCTATAATTGCCCAAGCGCAGAAAAATGGCGGCAACGTTGCGTTAATCGACGCCGAACACGCCCTCGATCCTGTATGGGCCCAAAAGATTGGCGTTAATCTTGAAGACCTACTCATCTCTCAACCAGACACCGGTGAACAAGCATTGGAAATAACAGAAACATTAATTCGCTCTGGGGCAGTCGACGTCATAGTTATCGATTCGGTTGCAGCTCTTGTCCCTAGGGCGGAAATAGAAGGCGAGATGGGCGATTCCGTAATGGGAATTCAGGCCAGATTAATGTCCCAGGCCCTCAGAAAATTAACTGGTGCAATCTCAAAATCCAAAACCATCGCCATTTTCACTAACCAACTCCGAGAAAAAATCGGCATCATGTTTGGGAATCCTGAAGTGACTCCGGGTGGTCGAGCTCTCAAGTTTTATTCTTCTGTCAGGCTTGATATTCGCAGGATTGATAATATAAAGGAAGGCGACAAAGTAATCGGCAGCCGGCATCGAGTAAAAGTTGTCAAAAATAAAGTTGCTCCTCCCTTTAGAATTGCAGAATTCGACATAATGGCCGAAGAAGGCATATCAAGAGAGGCGGGACTCTTGGATGTTGCCGTAGAACTTGGGCTAGTCTCCAAGTCAGGCGCATTTTTCCGCCTCGGCACAAAACTGATTGGCCAAGGTAGAGAAAGCGCCAAGGCATATCTTGCTGAACATAAAAAAGAAGCCCAAAGCCTAGAAAAAGAAATTTGGGCAAAAGTCAAAAAAGGGTCAGGGATTAAGCCAACAAAAGTCATAAACCACGAAAGCGAAGACGACGAAATTTTAGAGTCATTAACAGGAGAATCACCTCAAGTGTAA
- the rpsI gene encoding 30S ribosomal protein S9, translated as MNDELKTTEVASPPITTNKKTPGYISVHGRRKEATASIRLFTGKGETLVNDTPAEKYFTSAVAKSMWQKPFRLTKTNDTFYATIRVVGSGKASQIDAIILGLSRALSAASPEYRAILKKAHLLTRDPRVKERRKYGNAQKARKGKQSPKR; from the coding sequence ATGAACGACGAATTAAAAACAACTGAGGTAGCATCACCGCCAATAACTACAAACAAAAAAACACCCGGATATATTTCCGTGCACGGACGAAGGAAAGAAGCAACTGCGAGCATAAGACTTTTTACGGGTAAAGGAGAGACACTTGTAAATGATACTCCTGCAGAAAAATACTTCACGTCAGCAGTCGCCAAAAGCATGTGGCAAAAGCCTTTCAGGTTAACTAAAACAAACGATACATTTTACGCGACAATCAGGGTTGTGGGTTCAGGCAAAGCCAGCCAGATCGACGCGATAATACTTGGACTATCAAGAGCGTTGAGTGCGGCGAGTCCAGAATATAGAGCGATTCTTAAAAAAGCTCATCTTTTGACACGCGACCCCAGAGTTAAAGAAAGACGAAAGTACGGAAACGCGCAAAAAGCGCGAAAAGGGAAACAATCTCCAAAGCGATAA
- the rplM gene encoding 50S ribosomal protein L13 — protein sequence MKNPKAAEIKREWRQIDAKGKILGRLSTEVAHILMGKNKPYYAPYMDCGDNVVVVNSAKVELSGKKEINKPYYRHSGYPGGLKVKTAQQVRSQKSEELIRHSVKGMLPKNKLARGMLKKLYIFPGSENPFQDKFSKPK from the coding sequence ATGAAAAACCCGAAAGCTGCAGAAATAAAAAGAGAGTGGCGCCAAATAGACGCAAAAGGAAAAATACTAGGAAGACTCTCCACAGAAGTCGCGCACATCCTTATGGGTAAAAACAAACCTTACTACGCGCCGTATATGGATTGTGGAGATAACGTTGTTGTGGTTAACTCAGCGAAAGTCGAACTGTCTGGAAAGAAAGAAATTAATAAACCTTATTATCGACATTCAGGGTACCCAGGCGGCCTTAAGGTTAAAACTGCACAACAAGTAAGAAGCCAAAAAAGTGAGGAGTTAATTAGGCATTCAGTCAAAGGAATGTTACCGAAAAATAAATTAGCAAGAGGTATGCTTAAAAAACTTTACATTTTTCCTGGTTCCGAAAACCCTTTTCAAGATAAATTTTCTAAACCAAAATGA
- the rplQ gene encoding 50S ribosomal protein L17 → MRHLNSGRKLGRDTNARKALTNNLASALLVSGKITTTLTKAKFAKGHIEELITLAAKNKLSKNRRLAATLSRDAFQKLIREIGPGFKERPGGYTRIIKLNTRTGDSSPMARLEILEFEKPKVAVVASKPETAKGAATLAKKPVDTETTKSAKPKSTEVKKK, encoded by the coding sequence GTGAGACACTTAAACTCTGGACGCAAACTTGGAAGGGATACTAACGCAAGAAAGGCGCTTACGAACAATTTAGCAAGCGCTCTACTTGTGTCTGGAAAAATTACGACAACTCTGACAAAAGCGAAGTTCGCAAAAGGCCACATCGAAGAACTCATTACACTTGCGGCTAAAAATAAGTTATCCAAAAATAGACGTCTGGCCGCGACTCTTAGTCGAGATGCCTTCCAAAAACTAATTAGGGAAATTGGACCAGGCTTTAAAGAGAGACCGGGTGGTTACACTCGAATTATCAAGCTAAATACAAGGACCGGAGATTCTTCTCCGATGGCAAGACTAGAGATTTTAGAATTCGAAAAACCTAAAGTCGCTGTCGTGGCTAGCAAACCGGAGACAGCTAAAGGGGCGGCCACTCTAGCCAAAAAACCGGTAGATACAGAAACGACCAAATCTGCCAAGCCAAAGTCAACAGAAGTCAAAAAGAAATGA